The Candidatus Cloacimonadota bacterium genome segment ATTCTCGACCCCCGCTTCAGCTGCTGACGCTGTTATCCGTTTTTTCCACCCAGGCCAGGATTTCCCGCTGGAGATCCATTTTTTCCATGTCCGACTTGTTCTTATCCCTGTCCAACTCAAAAGTGGCCACGAACTGCCCCGGTTGATGCTTCATCACCCTGACCTCATCCCCCAGCTTAATGGCTTCATTTATATCGTGGGTCACAAGGATGATGCTTAACTTTAACTCTCTTGATATAACACCAAGCCAATTTTGCAGTTGCAAACGCGTTATAGCATCGAGGCTGGCAAAAGGCTCATCGAGAAGCAGTAGTTCGGTCTCCATCATGCAGGTTCGCAAAAAAGCAGCTCTTTGGCGCAATCCGCCACTGAGCTGATAGGGCAGATGCTCCGCGTGTTCCTCCAGGCCAAAGACCGGCAGCAGTCGTTTCGCCCTCGCCTGGGCGGTTTTTATGTCACCACCCTTGATCCGCACCGGGATTAGGGCGTTATCCACAACGTTCAGCCATGGAAAGAGGAGATCATCCTGGGGCATGTAGCCCAGGAAGCCGCTTTTCCCTGTAATATCTTCACCTCGGAAATTAATCTCTCCAGAATCGGGACGGGTGATTCCTGCCAGTAGCTCCAGAAATGTGCTTTTTCCGCAGCCGCTGCTTCCCACCACGCACACGAAACTCTGTTCCCGCATCTCGAAATCCACATTCCGCAGGATCAGTTGCGGCTGTCCTTGCAGCAGGAAGGATTTGGTGAGCTTATTGGCCCTGAGGATCGGCTGCATCTGGCAGAAACTCGTTTGTGAAGGCTGCCAGGGCTTCCACGCTGGTGGTGATGATCCCCTTTCGCAGCATCCAGTCGGCAAAGTTTTTCCAAACCACGGGATTCTGCTGTCCCCAGCGGGGAGCGTCGGCCTGGAATTCACCGCTGAGATGATCCAGGCTTGCTTTCACCAGTTCGCGGTCCAGTTCGGGAACCGCCTTGGAAAAAACCTCGGCTCCTCTGGCTGGGTCCTTGATGCATAGTTCATAGCCACTGGAGGTCGCT includes the following:
- a CDS encoding ATP-binding cassette domain-containing protein, which produces MQPILRANKLTKSFLLQGQPQLILRNVDFEMREQSFVCVVGSSGCGKSTFLELLAGITRPDSGEINFRGEDITGKSGFLGYMPQDDLLFPWLNVVDNALIPVRIKGGDIKTAQARAKRLLPVFGLEEHAEHLPYQLSGGLRQRAAFLRTCMMETELLLLDEPFASLDAITRLQLQNWLGVISRELKLSIILVTHDINEAIKLGDEVRVMKHQPGQFVATFELDRDKNKSDMEKMDLQREILAWVEKTDNSVSS